A single region of the Lacerta agilis isolate rLacAgi1 chromosome 9, rLacAgi1.pri, whole genome shotgun sequence genome encodes:
- the FGFBP2 gene encoding fibroblast growth factor-binding protein 2 — MKTAAIFFVIFISFMGGLGKNTKPKKRSNGDEINFYTKVKDACTMNMSGNGEVKLRIECRSQGKIYWCEYTGNPSLCRSFNSNQRIYWNQIAMDRRKQTNACQPNGVLKPSMCQRAPPEAYMKLVASSIKPNPNLVPQADTVNQAKAVLNPAASPKQVKKSQAGKALLKKTGKPKPSPSPPPTKATQEGQVSGNDSEAMKLARKHCWESLHEFCSYIIGIFSG, encoded by the coding sequence ATGAAGACGGCCGCAATCTTTTTCGTAATTTTTATCAGTTTCATGGGAGGCTTAGGAAAAAATACAAAGCCAAAGAAAAGGAGCAATGGTGACGAGATAAATTTTTATACTAAAGTGAAAGATGCCTGCACGATGAATATGAGTGGAAATGGCGAAGTGAAGCTCAGAATAGAATGCAGGAGTCAAGGCAAAATTTACTGGTGTGAGTATACTGGGAATCCATCGCTTTGCCGTTCTTTTAATAGCAACCAGAGGATTTATTGGAATCAGATTGCCATGGACCGAAGGAAGCAGACCAACGCCTGCCAGCCCAATGGGGTTCTGAAGCCTTCCATGTGCCAGAGGGCGCCTCCTGAAGCGTACATGAAGCTAGTGGCTTCCAGCATAAAGCCCAATCCTAATCTTGTTCCACAGGCAGATACTGTCAATCAAGCAAAGGCAGTCCTGAACCCCGCAGCTTCTCCAAAGCAAGTTAAAAAAAGCCAAGCAGGAAAAGCCTTACTTAAAAAAACAGGGAAGCCCAAACCATCTCCTTCGCCTCCTCCTACGAAAGCAACCCAAGAAGGTCAGGTGTCTGGTAACGATTCTGAAGCTATGAAGTTAGCGCGGAAGCATTGCTGGGAGTCCCTGCATGAGTTCTGTTCCTACATCATCGGCATCTTTAGCGGCTGA